The Neoarius graeffei isolate fNeoGra1 chromosome 7, fNeoGra1.pri, whole genome shotgun sequence genome includes a region encoding these proteins:
- the cfl1l gene encoding non-muscle cofilin 1-like produces MASGVIISDEVVELYNEIRVRHHGYDEKERLKLVIMRLSEDQKAIVVDHSSTLKNKDLENEKNVFQKIVSMLPEKDCRYALYDCCYETSETQKEDLVFIMWAPDDAPVNKKMVYASSKGGLKNKLKGLKFEWQVNDEADKEMASLVDKLGGNCKIKSLEGKCI; encoded by the exons ATG GCTTCTGGTGTGATTATAAGCGATGAGGTGGTTGAACTTTATAATGAAATTAGAGTGCGCCATCATGGTTATGATGAAAAGGAGCGGTTAAAACTAGTGATAATGCGCCTGAGTGAAGACCAAAAGGCCATTGTCGTGGATCACAGTTCCACACTGAAGAACAAAGACCTGGAGAATGAAAAAAACGTCTTCCAAAAGATTGTCAGCATGCTACCGGAAAAGGACTGTCGCTATGCCCTTTATGACTGCTGTTATGAGACCAGTGAAACTCAAAAGGAGGACCTGGTCTTCATCATGTG GGCTCCAGATGATGCacctgtaaacaagaaaatggtcTATGCAAGCTCAAAGGGAGGTTTGAAGAACAAATTGAAGG GACTGAAGTTTGAATGGCAGGTGAATGACGAGGCAGACAAGGAAATGGCATCTCTTGTGGACAAGCTGGGTGGAAATTGCAAAATTAAGTCTTTAGAAGGAAAATGTATTTAG